CACCCCATCACCTTAGTCTCTACTAAATTACTAAACAGATGATAACAGCAAATGTGCACCAACATATGTAGATATAACCATATAGTGTCTTGGGTAATGTGCAGcgctgctggggcagggactgacttaATTTCCACCCCTTCCTTTAAACGTTTTGTACTTGGGAAGACAGGTGGAAAACTCCCTGGGGTACCGGTGACTCTCTAATTCTTTCTGCCATCACAATCCCAGTGAGTTTCCAGGGACACAACCTCTTCCTCTTCCACTCTCAGTCTGTCGGTGCCGTCTCCCATCCAGAAACTGCTGTGTGAAAAGCACCCAGACCAGACAGAACCGTTGCATTTTCTTCCAAGACTCCAACCTCCTTTAAGTGAGAAGCATTCCGTAGCCTGCTGAATCTTTCTTCTGGGCTGCGCCTGGGGTCTTCATGGGGAAGAGTTACAAGCTGTGGCTTGGGGACTGTAGGGGAAATAGACAAAGCTTTAACTTGTCTTGGGAGCCACAGTTCCAGTCATGGCTTCCCACAACTGGAGGAGGGAGTGAGACAGCAAGAGAGAAGAGTAGTGCTGAATAAACTCACCCAGCTGCTTGACTGAGTCAACAGAACTACAAGAGCCTCACAGGGGGACTTGTCCAAGAAGCTGAACTGAAGCACCTGCCTCTGCGGTCCTAAAGACCGACGGCTCCCTCGAAAGTGCAGCTGCCCCATTTTGCTTGTAAACCTAGCCCAGTGGCTCTTAGCCTTTCCAGGTGACAGtccccctttcaagagtctgatttgtcttgcatagcCCCAAGGTTCACCtcgcttaaaaactacttgcttatgaAAATCcgccataaaaatacaaaagtatcgcAGCACACGATTACTGGAAAATGGCTGCCTTTCTCATcattaccatatcattataaaataaatcaattggaacatAAAGatcgtacttacatttcagtgtatagtataaagagcagtataaacaagtaagtgtttgtctgtatgaaattttagtttgtactgctttcactagtgcttttagtgtagcctgttgtaaaaccaggcaaatatctagaggagttgatgtagcccccagaagacctctgcaCACCTCCAGGGTATGCGTAGTTGAGAACCACAGGCCTAGGGGATGAAACTGGTGAATGGGATCTCGGAGGCAGGAGATGAGCCCCATTGCCCAGCCCATGTTGTCACATGTATTTTTTAGTTCTagtgaggggagaagagggttAGAGTACCCTCCTGAATCCCCCTTTAAAGATCGGGACAGCAGAGAGGGAAAtgtctggggcctgattctgatctacCTTGCCCCAGGTGAAATCAGGAGTCGTTCCACTCAAGTCGCTGGTGTAAACCGGAGAAAGTGAAATCAGAATACCTCATCATTATGCATGTACATACATATAGATAATTGATGCTGTCGTGTCAGAGAATTTGAGACAATTACCACCTCCTTAGAGCCTGAGAAATCTGCAGTGCCACCTCCTCTCTGCTGAGTGAATAACAACCCAGGTGCCTTGAACAAACGTTTGACTTTCCCAGGGCCCCTGGGCTCTCACTAGGCTGTAGCAAACGTGCAACCGTTTGTTATTAGAACAGTGTATTCTGAATTTGAGGTTTTCCCATTacaagccaaatcctgctcattaAAGTCAAGAGGAGAAGACTCTTGTGAGTAAGGTGAGCACGACTGGGCATCCGCCTGGACTTGGTGATAGGATGTAGCAAGAAAATGGCCCTTTTCATTGACATACACCAGCACCACTGGCACTTAAGTAGCTATTGAAACAATGACAGGTATTCCTAAAACTGCTTTGAACTATTCTATATTCAGATCTGTAGGGGAGCCACATCTATATACCTACACCTACATGGGAGTAACACCTATATATCTACATTGACATCTACCTGAAGGGTTGTATAGGACACTAAACTAATACTTGGGGACTGCTATAATGCAGACCATTTAAGTACCTATGCTGGAAGAGACATTGATTCTATTGCTCCTCACTTGCCATGCGACCTTGGACAAGACATTTAAccgctccctgcctcagtttccccatctgtaaaatgagaataataatgcTAACTCaactttggaaagtgctttgagatctacagttGAAGAGTCCTGAGTACCATTAGATAGTCCTGTGTTATTAATTTTCCAAGATCTATAACTAATCATTGCCATTTCCCCTGAACAGGGAATCTTTcaactgttatttatttatttatattactgtagcactgAGGGTGGGCTCCACTGTTTATCCACCACCATTCCAGGCCTACCTCTGCCACCAGCTCTTTATATCATCTGAACACATCTCTGCAAGGGCGAGAAAGGGATAGCggtgggggaaggtttttctGCAGTCTCAGGAATTTGCCCTGCAGTGACTCCAGAAGAACATATTTGTCTGGCTGGGGGTCATGGTGAGGAATGCCAGACAGGCCTACCAGGAGCCTTGATGCATCTGGAGGGTGAAGCATCCTGTTTAAAACCTTCAGgttcagaaaaatgaaaatgcCTCCAGGAATGTGGGCAAGAaacctctgtgtgctgctcctggaaTTAGTTCCCTGCACACATCAGAGAAGGAGACATCCACGCTGCAGCTATAAAGCGGGAGAACAGAACCAGTGttaggaccctgcagggctctgggcttcccAGCTTTTttccttgaagtcagtgaaagaacTGGGAGGGGCTGAAGCTCAGACTCCCCTTAAACCTGGCTGCTTCGCCTGTCTCCTGGGCAGATGTTACAACTTTCTGCCTTCCTCGCTAGTCTTTTCAGGAGGGAACTTTCAGGAGGGAACACCCTCTGGCTCTGCTCTCATCACTCGGGTTGCAGTCTGAGCAAAGCTAAGCAGGGAGCTTCCAGAGCTCTTTGTCCAGTTTTGAAAAACTTCAGGGATTCTTGAGGGAGCTCATttggaagaaggggaagggggaaaggaaaaacaaaacaaaacaagggaaggaagaaaggagaataaTGGTGATCTGGTCTTGCCAAGAAATCTTTTCGGTGCAAACTGTGAAGAAGGGAGAGCCTGGTTCATCACCGTGGCGTGAGGAAGAGGACTCAGCAGCTGGGGGCTTGAACTTTGGCTCCATCTTGCACTGGGGTTTACATAAAAAGAATATATTCTGCTGAGACAGGGCTCAACGAGCCATTTGGCTAGCCCGGCGTTCCAACAGCTGAACGGGACAAGAATCCAGCGTGGTCTCTAGCTGGGTTTTGGGTAGTTGTATTAAAAACGAGACATTGCAGCACTTTTGGAAACTAAATAATATCCCAGAGGAAATTAACTTTATGGTGCATGTGTCTTTGACTGTATCAGCTTgaagattattttctttttactggaaACAGCTCTACAGCACTGGTGGATTTAattacttcttcttcttcttttttttaaagagagagagagagagagagttgtttCTATAAAACTTGCCAAAGGAATTTGAAAGAACAGACCCTAGGGTGGGAGGGtagattgtgattttttttggaggaggaagaggtctCCTATTCCTCTTTCTCAGTGGAAGATGCTTGGACAATAACCACCCTTAGAAGTCTGAATGCTTGGTCCAGCATGGCTGTTTATGCTCTCACAGGTTTCTCACTAGTCAGCCTGCTTAGTTTTGGCTACTTGTCCTGGGACTGGATGAAACCCAGTTTGGTAAGGGACTTTTCCATGGACCCAATGGAGAAATCGCTCCCTCCTGCCTTCTCCAGACCGCCTCACATCATCTTCATTCTGACTGATGACCAGGGGTACCATGATATCGGGTACCATGACTCAGACATACAGACACCAATGCTAGACCGGCTAGCAGCCGAAGGAGTTAAACTGGAGAATTATTACATCCAGCCCATCTGTACCCCATCCAGGAGCCAACTTATAACGGGCAGGTAAGACAACAACTTCACCTGTCACTGTCCTGGGAAACTTAACAGtttcttcccttctcttctgACCAGTTAATCCCAGCTTACTATGGGCAGGTGTTTATGAGATAGCCCTATGGAAAATACCCAAGTAGTAAAACCTTGACGCTCTCTTAGGAAGAATTCCTGGGAAAAGAATTGTTTTGTGTATTGTGTAATAAATTGCTTGAAACTTTACACTGTAGACTCTATGGGGCAGGGATCTTGAACCAAACTGAGCTCTCTGTAAGCaggcacaactcccactgaagtcaaattatATTATGCCAGGGCTAAATGTGGTCCGTTAGCCCTggtggttcagtggttagggtgctagcctagaACTTGGGAGAGAGGGATCCATGCCCTTGCTCCACCATGGacttgtgtgacctcaggcaagtcatttaatctctctgtgtctccatttcccacctgtacaatgggcataaaagccctgccctgccccacgtGGATACGTGAGGATAAATAATAAAGATTGTGAGTGTTCAGACACTGTGGGAATGCGGGTCCAGATAAGTACTTAAAGAGATATAGCATgatctaggtcaggggttctcgaCTTTTTTGTTTCTGAGTCCTGTTTCCCCCcaacaggctataaaaactccacggcccacctttgccacaacaactggttttctgcagatAAAAGCCTgggctggcgttagggggtagcaagcagggcaattgcccggggccccaggccacaggggcccccgcaaagctaagttgctcaggcttcggcttcagccccgggtggcagggccCAGGGATCCAGGCTTCAGTCCCATGAGatcgggcttcagctttctgccctgagcctcaACGAGTCTaccactggccctgcttggcagaccccctgaaacctgcttgtggccccccagggggccctggacccctggttgaaaaccactgatctaggcgACCAGGCATCAGGTTGGGAGTCCGGAAACATGAGGATCTAttcctgacttgctgtgtgagtgctgggcaagtcacttaggccaaaaGTTTTAAAGGTGCCTTCAGGTAGGCAACCAAAATCACTGGCTGTATTTGACAGTCGTAGCCTGTACCTGTACCTCaggcttcccatctgtaaagcgGCTCAAATGGTGCGTGCCCATGTCTGCAGAGCCTTTGGAAACTGATGGCTATAACACAAATTAATAACCACCTGAAAAGGGAGAACCTCCGGCTCCTCCATCGACCCCCAAAATGGAGGGAGACGGCTGCAACCTTTGCGAACAACTGGGAAAGAAAGAGCTGGTATCTGCATGGCCATGGTGTTAATGTGATAATCTCTGTGGCTGTGCATTATATGATCCTTTCTTCCCTTTACACTGACTCATGGGGTCATAGAGTGGCATCGTCCATGTGGTGTTTGCTTTGACCATGAGGCCATAGGAGGCTTTCCTCTCATAGTAGTAATAACAATACTTGACATGTTTTTAGTGCTTTTCCTACTTGCTTGGCCGTTATTCACAATGGCACTGTGAGGGAGGTATGTGCAACCACCTCTAAGTCCATAGTCTTCTCCTGTAGAGGGTGCAGGCTGACTCTCTATTGAGCCATATCGTGCTTTCACTGTAGATGCATCTTGTGGTGGCAGCCCATGGCTGAATGTCTCTAGGGTATGCTGCATGTCTACAGGAAAACTATGACAGCACTTGGAGATCAGTGTTCATTGTATGAAGCCTGTCTCATCTCAGTCTCTTGGTGCTAAGGGTCTGGATAGAACAGATGCCACCTGAGTGCTACTAGAAGAGAGAAACTACCTGAATTTGGGAATGGGAGGAAGGAAGCTAATATTCCCAGGACAGACTTAGTCGCCCTACGGACACACAGCAAACTGCTAGATTGTGCAAGCCTTACTCATCTTGTTGAGCCCTTGCTCacacaagtagccccactgaccTCAACGGGATGACTCATGCAACACAAGTAATCTAGCTTTTTACAGGAGAGCAGCCCAATGACTATCCTGCACTGCTGGCTGGAGGGGCATTTACTGAACTGATTTTGCACAGTTTGTTCCTGTAGGATACATAACCGGCTTTCCAAATGATAGTGGATGCAATGGATTTAGATAGAGCAACTTGGACAGGAGTGTGGGTTGGGACAGCTGTTAAATAGGGGTCTGCCATGTCAAAACTAGTGCAATGTGTTTCCTCTCCCAGGCACACAGGCAGGCTCCACTAAGGAATGGAGGCTCAGAGCTTTTCTGGATCAGAACtaatttctctttttgtttttcttcattccCCTTGCAGGTACCAGATCCACACGGGCCTTCAGCACTCCATCATCCGGCCCCGGCAGCCCAACTGTCTGCCCCTGGATCAGGTCACGCTgccccaaaagctgcaggaagcCGGCTACTCGACGCACATGGTGGGCAAGTGGCACCTTGGCTTCTACAAAAAGGAATGCCTGCCCACCCGGCGAGGCTTCGACACCTTTCTGGGCTCCCTGACAGGCAACGTGGATTACTACACCTACGACAACTGCGACGGACCCGGTGTCTGTGGCTACGACCTGCACGAAGGGGAGAACGTAGCGTGGGACCAGAGTGGGAAGTACTCAACCTTCCTCTATGCCCAGCGAGTGAACAAGATCCTGGCCACCCATAACCCCAAGGAGCCCATCTTTATCTATGTGGCGTTCCAAGCCGTGCACACGCCCCTGCAGTCCCCCAAAGAGTACATCTACCGCTACCGCACCATGGGCAACGTGGCTCGGCGCAAATACGCCGCGATGGTGACGTGCATGGATGAGGCCGTGAGGAACATCACCTGGGCACTCAAGAAGTACGGTTACTATGACAACAGTGTGATTGTGTTCTCCACGGACAACGGCGGGCAGACGTTTTCCGGGGGAAGCAACTGGCCTCTGCGAGGCCGCAAAGGGACCTACTGGGAAGGCGGGGTCCGCGGCATCGGCTTTGTCCACAGCCCCCTGATCAAACGCAAGCGTAGGACCAGCTGGGCGCTGGTCCACATCACAGACTGGTACCCTACGCTGGTGACCCTGGCTGGGGGCAACGTGTCTGAAGCCAAGGGCCTGGATGGGTACAATGTGTGGCCGGCCATCAGCGAGGGCAAGGAGTCCCCGCGCACTGAAATCCTACACAACATCGACCCCCTCTACAACCACGCCAAGCACGGCTCACTGGAGGGCGGCTTTGGCATATGGAACACAGCTGTGCAGGCCTCCATACGGGTGAGGGAATGGAAGCTTCTGACTGGTGACCCTGGCTACAGCGACTGGATCCCTCCGCAGATGCTGACCAACTTCCCAGGGAGTTGGTGGAACCTGGAGCGGCTGACGGATAGCGTGCGCAAATCCGTCTGGCTCTTCAACATCTCGGCTGACCCCTACGAGCGCGACGACCTGTCGGACCAGCGCCCAGACGTGGTCAGGGCTCTCTTGAAGAGGCTCGTCCACTACAACCGGACTGCGATCCCGGTTAGGTACCCAGCCGAGAACCCCCGGGCCCACCCGGACTTCAACGGCGGTGCCTGGGGGCCGTGGGCCAGCGAGGAGGAAGCGGAGGATTGGGAGGGAGGTGGTGGGCCGCTGAGAAATAAAAACAAGAAGAAGACGTGCAAGATCTGCAAACTGCGCTCCTTTTTCCGGAAGCTGAACACCAGGCTGATGTCAAACCGCATCTGATGGGACTTCCGCAGAGCTCCAGACGCAGCCGCTCAAGGTGGGTGTTCCAAATGGCCAGGAcaatgggagggagagaggcagatgGCCGCAGAGACAGCAGCGCACTCTCACTTTCCCTTGCACCAGTGGACCCGCGCACAAGGCCAGCCAGTCACAAAAGCCCCCCGATGTCTTTCCCTCCAGACTCCCCCAAATTGAGCAACCTGTAGGGATAGCCATCCGGTCTGCAAGGAGCAGGTGTCCAGGTTAGGGTGGGCGAGGGAGAGCGACGGGGGTCCTGCAATCTGTTCAGTGCACGTTACATCGGTTGCTGGTTGTCGAGCTGTCTAGCCCGTTCCAGTGCAAAAGAATGAAACTTGCCGTAAGCGATCAACCCAGGGACCAGTTCAAACGCACCATCCTGGGAGCAAAGCTTTAGACGCAGATCAAACCCACGGTACTTGAAGCTGCATGAGGATGTTCTCAAGTGGTTCATACGAGGGAGGCTGGCCTGCTGAAGGCTGCTCTCAGGGCAGGTTTCTCTGATTGTCTGGCTCTATAAAATGTGCTGTCACCTTATGGAACCCTAGTGAGTATGTCGCCCCATGTGCCCCTGCTCCGGGAACTCTGCCTGTCCTTTCTCACTCAGCCCCGACGACAGCTTTTCCCTCCTGAAGGCTTTACGGCAGGTGGCAGCACAGTGAAGGCGAGGCACACTTAGTTTTATGTTGATGGTCCCTGGCTCAGAGACCAGGCAGAGCCTGGGGGCGGCAAGAGAATACTATCCCTAATGGACACAAAGGCAAACAGACTGTATATGGGCCTGGATCAGCGTGGCCCTGTGGTGTATTGGAGACACGTTTGCACTGAGAACTTATGGGGCGTCAGCTGTTTCAGTATAGAACAACCCCAGTTTACATTCATCTATTGTACAGACTCATGCGTGTACACCCACGTGGACAGATATGTGTGGATTCACTTACCCCCCcctccaccatcaccaccaccaccacaatggGTTTGAAAGAAGGCAGCTCCCTGATTCTCAACTCCCAGGGGTGTCCTCTGCCAgacagcccccccctccccacacctttgcagtgaCAGCAGAGCAGCTTGCCTCATGGCCTTGCTGCCATGTTGATGCCGGCTCTGGAACAGAGGACCAGGTCTCTCGGACACTTGCTCTGTTCGGTCTATTTTCCAGGGTGTGCGTGGATTCCCAGAGGATCCACAAGGAGCTGGTGGCAAATGTAGTGGAGCTTGACGATGGGGATGTAGGGAGGAATGCAGGTGTGGGATCAGTGTGTAGTAACACCTTGCTGGGCTGCAAACTGCAGGCATCTCTTTTGTTTGTTCCCAGAGCTGTTCCTTACTCAAAACACTCTGATGATGTGTTTGCACCAAACAGGCACCCACTGCTTCCCTGGCTGCCGAGTGAATCTCCATGCTTGCTCAGTCCTGCCAGCAAAGGGGGGATACCATACCGCCCTCCTTCCTTGGGAATTTAACTGAGGAGATCATCTGAGGCCAGTCCTCTCTGAGCGCGACAGAGTGCAAATTGCTGGTCCTCCACTTCTGCGTCCTTTTACTGTTGACCTTCCTGTGGCATGCGTGAGAGAGAGTGTGCACCCGTGTGTGCCACGGAAGGGGGCTGGCCGGGAAGAAAGGGAGTAAACGgctttaaaagcatttttaacgTGTGGTGCATTTACATTTACACAACGCGTTTTACATTTCTCCCCACAGGTTTCTCTTGGTGCAGCGTGTGTAGGCGACAGCCCTGCTGTGAATTTTGAAAATAGTTATTTTTGTCTCTGGAAAATGAGGCCTGTTAGGGCTTGTCAGCTTTTGGATGAGCAGGGCGGgcctttttttttgcaaaataacATTCATTTTACATCTGTCCCTGAAGGACGTGACAACTGACAGCATTTTCACTGGGTACCTTGCGGAGTGCTTTCCCGTTGGCTCCGGATGTGTGTGCGAGGAAAGAGACAGAGACAAGGCTGGGGACGGGAGAGGAATACAATGACATCTGtgtttttctattattatttagatTATTTGGAGGATTGTGATTTTATatagaaagagggggaaaaaaaccccaacaacaagaGGAAGAGAAATGGGAGGCCGTGTTACCCTAGAGATGGGCAAAAATAGGAGCTTTCGCATTACCCACCAGCAGGACATGGATCGGTCTACCTGTCTATACAGTACCCATCATTgcactatggccctgatcctgcaagttgttCCGTGTGgacaccctccccccgcccctcgaCCCCGGAGTTCAGTGGGGCTCAGCGTGGGCTCCAGGGCCTGGCCAGTTGGAACAGTTTGCAGGATTAGAGTACATCTGAGCACTGTGCAGAGTCTCCTATCAAACTCACAGATAGGGAtggttgtttctctctcctcatcCCCTGGTTGAAATCTGGGTCCTGTTGAGCTGCACTCTGCTCCATTTGGGAGGGAAGTATTCTGACCCTGGGAATGGTTCCGGTTTTGGGTCATCTCTGTGTCAAATGGTGGTGGGCAAAACTGGCATCAGAATTGGTTTTCCAACACCAAAGGCCGCAGGGGCAGTGGTGGCTGAGATTGAAGTTCAGTTTATTCGGCTCTGCCATCACCCCACCCAGTGGAGGGCCAGGGGCAGACCAATTGTTCTAGCTTGGACCCATCTCCCTGGTACATTGGCAGGGTTATGACCAGTTACAAAGCAGCCACAGAGAGGCACTTACCATAACAGACCTAAAATCGCCTACCAGCTCAGATGACCCAGGGGAGAGACTATGTGTTCTAACAAGCCACTTATAACTAGCATCACAGCAATAGAGTGGAGCATTCCATCCCCTTATGCATTATGCTTCGTTTAATGAATAGGTAAGTGAGATTTCACTTATGGGCCCCATTTTGCAGAGCACTTCAGCaggtacttaactttaagcatgcgcTTAAGTGTGTCCGTATCCAGCCAAACACATAATCACACACGTAAATGCATTGCTGAATAAGGACagatttaagtacatgcttaaagttcaatatattttaaacccttttctgaatcagggcctttgggAAGAATCCATACAGAGCAAGAGAAAAGGTGAAAAAGAGCTAAAATAAAGATCAGACTTGGAATCAAAGCAAAGGGGGATGCTATGCAAAAACAAATCATTATTGATCATTTGAGAAAACAGCTTTAATGGGAAGTTGGACGTGGGCAATTGTTATAACCAAATTCATGATTGGGGGTGTGTGGTGTGACAAGAGTTGGTCATAAAATCTCTGAAAATTTTTAACCAAATTTCGCcattttttcaaaaatggaaatttccatgaaaacatttttgatttttttcaattttttccatgttttgatgattttctttgttttgtttctttgttttaaattttttccctttcttttctgttGCCATTTGGAGCGATCAGTCTAATGCAAAGCTTTTGGAAATGATTCTGAAACAGAAAACTCATTTTAGACAATTTTCaatttctgaaaggaaaaaaaaaggtcgAACCAAAAAGTCTCTGGAAAAATTTGAAAAGCAAAAAATGAGTTTGTTTCACAacccaatgaaatgaatgaaACTTTATTGGAAAATTTTTAAAGCATTGTAActttttttgtaatgttggttAACACTAGTGGTGACTTCACAATGATAGCATGTGCCATCTTTGAGCATGCTTAATTCCATGAGACCAAATCTGAGTGGCATGAGAGAAAGGGACAACTGATTCTGGGAATGGGTACATTGGTTCCTGGTGACAGCAGCTGGTGCAAGCTACATCTTATTTTCTAAGTGTTTCTCAATTTTGAGCCAGTGACCACTTTGTCCTGCCTTCTCAGCTAATCCTCTGTCACTCCCAAAGATGCACTGTTGTCCCATCCCTGTACTGAGACACGCTGGCTCAGTTTCCTTGCTCCGTGCTCTGCTTCCAGGTGTGATGAGAAAGGCCAGTGCAAACTGCTGGAGGACAGCTCAGCGGaaacaaaacaacccacaaaAAACACTGGAAGAAAGGAGGGGTCTCAACCTGCAAAGATAGGCCCCAAGGAGTGCTTGTCAcactccatctcctcccctgtcTGGCTCTAACTCTAAGAAAGTCCGTGGGTGAGATTTAGCTAAGCCCACGGCCGTTCTACTTCTGCCTTGGCAATAGTGGCCATGAGGAGCTGCCCACACACCGAGGAGATCTATTTGCACAGATATGCTAAGATCACTCTCTTGTAAAGTTGCAGAAGCCAAAGTATATTTAAAACATCAAGCCCTAGGAGCCGAGTGACAGCCAGGTTCCCATGGAGGAAGCCGGTCAGTGAGCAGCGTCTCGGCAGGCACAAGCTTTGGCACAGGAGGATTGGAGTGCTGGGAAGGGAGATCCCAGCATTACGGCATCTGCCTCTCCTTGGCcaagtctccctctctctctcgctgACGTTCCTGCTGAGACCCAGGCCAGCAGCCCTCCTTTTTGGCCTGCCTGTTCTCTCCGTCGCTGAAGCAGGGATCTGGAAGCCTGCAAAGATGAGACTCGGGAGACAGCTGTCTCTAAGCGctgctcctttctccccctcttctGCCACCGTGCTGTTACTCCATAAAGGCTGCTTGGTTGGGAAATTGCTAGGAGGTTAGAGAGGAGTTTGCAAAATACAGGGTTTCAAAGCAAAATGGGCCTGTTTGTTCCACATGACAATTACCCCCA
This window of the Eretmochelys imbricata isolate rEreImb1 chromosome 8, rEreImb1.hap1, whole genome shotgun sequence genome carries:
- the ARSI gene encoding arylsulfatase I, with protein sequence MAVYALTGFSLVSLLSFGYLSWDWMKPSLVRDFSMDPMEKSLPPAFSRPPHIIFILTDDQGYHDIGYHDSDIQTPMLDRLAAEGVKLENYYIQPICTPSRSQLITGRYQIHTGLQHSIIRPRQPNCLPLDQVTLPQKLQEAGYSTHMVGKWHLGFYKKECLPTRRGFDTFLGSLTGNVDYYTYDNCDGPGVCGYDLHEGENVAWDQSGKYSTFLYAQRVNKILATHNPKEPIFIYVAFQAVHTPLQSPKEYIYRYRTMGNVARRKYAAMVTCMDEAVRNITWALKKYGYYDNSVIVFSTDNGGQTFSGGSNWPLRGRKGTYWEGGVRGIGFVHSPLIKRKRRTSWALVHITDWYPTLVTLAGGNVSEAKGLDGYNVWPAISEGKESPRTEILHNIDPLYNHAKHGSLEGGFGIWNTAVQASIRVREWKLLTGDPGYSDWIPPQMLTNFPGSWWNLERLTDSVRKSVWLFNISADPYERDDLSDQRPDVVRALLKRLVHYNRTAIPVRYPAENPRAHPDFNGGAWGPWASEEEAEDWEGGGGPLRNKNKKKTCKICKLRSFFRKLNTRLMSNRI